AATCGAGATCAATATTCAGGGTCCCGATCTGGCTAAATTGACGTTAATCACTCAAAACGCGTTTTTCAAACTCAAAAAATTGATGCCGGATGCACAACTCCGCCCGGTCCCCGGAATGGAGCTGGGTCAACCGCAGATCCAGATCATCCCGAAATGGCGGGAGGTCGCGGAAATGGACGTGAATGTTTCCGAACTCGGCTATTCTGTATCGGCGCTGGTGGATGGGGTGTTTGCCGATGAAGTCTATCTCGACCCGGAGAAACTTCAGGTGCCCTATGTTCCAAGGGATGGAATCGACCTGATTCTGAAAAGCCGTGTGCAAGACGTTCAAAAGACCCAGGATATCGGCAAAATGGTGGTCTACACCCGAATGGGGAAAACGGTGCCATTGACCAGTGTGGCCTTGCTCCCGGAAACGGTCAGTTCCGAACAGATCCAGCATTTTGAGCGGGAACGATCGATCACGCTCGAAGTGGTGCCGCCTGCGAAAATGCCCTTGGAGGAAGGCATCAGAATTGTCCGCCAGGAAATCATTCAGCCTCTCATCGACGACGGTACTTTGAGCGGCGCCTATTCCATCCTCCTGACCGGCAATGCGGATAAACTGGAAAGTACCCGGAAAGCGATATCGGGAAATTTTATCCTTGCGATTATCATCACCTATCTTTTGCTCACCATACTATTTCAACACTGGGGTTATCCATTGATTATCATGCTGAGCGTTCCTCTGGCGGCAGTCGGAGGCGTGTTTGGACTGTGGTTGCTGAACCTCTTCGTACTTCAGCCCCTGGATGTCTTGACCATGCTGGGATTCATCATTCTCATCGGAGTGGTGGTTAATAACGCCATTTTGCTCATCCACCAGAGTTTAAGGAATATGCGCGAAGAAAACATGCAACCCCAGCAAGCGATTCTTGAAAGCGTCAACACGCGAATCCGCCCGATTTTCATGAGCACGTTGACCAGTATTTTCGGCCTGATGCCGCTGGTGGCCCTCCCAGGAGCGGGCAGTGAAATCTACCGGGGCATCGGCGTCGTGATATTATCAGGATTATTCTTGAGCACCGTATTCACCCTCATTCTCATTCCCTGTCTGATGAACCTCAGCACCCATAAAAATCTCCTCAAACATGGATAAACCGACCATTTTAAAATTCTGGCAAAGTTTTTTTGCTGACCTGTTTCTGGGCACGTTTAAAAAACTTTTTCTATTCAGCCTGATGGGAATTATGCTGGGCTTGCTGGCTTTGTTTATCTTCAAGTCAACCATGGTGGCAGACCTTGATTGGGATGGATGGGTAAAAACGCTGGTTCTTATTGTGTTTTTTTTCTGGTTCGGCGGATTTGGAGTACTACACGGATTGCTCCATGCCGTGATCTTAATCGCTGAAAAAAAATTTATCGAAGCGGTTCTGGGACTGCACGATCTTCTCGATCTATTTACCAGGGAAGTTATCGCCAGGATTCCAAAGTTCAACAAAAACACCCCGAAAGAGGAACTATCGAGGCAATTCGACAATATCGGCAAAGATTTTCAACAGAAACTTCGTTTGAAAGGCATCATCGGCTGGGTCTCCAGCCTGTTTTTTTGGGTCCTGCTCAAGGCACTGAAAATTTTATTTCTGGACAGTGTTGCAGAAGAGTTACTAAAAAACCCCTCGGATCAACTATCGTCCAGCGACATCGAACACGCGGTGCGCCGGGTGGGGGTGGAAATTATCTTAGCTCCAATAACCGATAGTTTATTTTTATTTCAAATCCTGAACGGGGTTTTGATCATCTTATCCTTCATTGTCCCGTTTGGGATATTCTGGTTGCTTTAAAATATTTAAAACCATAAAATAATCAAATGGGCATTTTCAAAGCAAAGTTAAAATCCTTTCTTCCCAAGCTGGGAGTCTTGCTGGTTTTACTCAGCTTCGGCTTCATGACCGGGCTGGCTCCCGTTCTGCACGCCCATGAATTGGATTTCAATGCCGCTCATGACGATTGCGCCCCCTGTCACTGGAGTCAATTCAACCAATCGGTCGAAACCACAGCCACGGCCCTGATTGCGGCTCCTCTGCTACAATTTCTGACCTTTTCCCCAGCCGAATCCATCGGCCAGCAGTTTCGGAAGAATATCCTCAATCGCGGTCCCCCTCTGTTTTCATAAACATCCACTTACTTAAAATCCAACAATAATTTACTGAAGGCACTTGAACCCCTCCTGCTCAACGGGAGCGTTTTACTGTGGTCTTCTGCATGGAGAGTGTTTATGAAAACCTTGAGCCTACTCTTTTTGGCGTTGATTTGCGCACTGGTCTGCCCAAATGCCTACGCCGAAGAGAAAAAATATTTTACAAATCGTATCGAAGAACTCGAAAAGAGAGTGAAGCAGCTGGAGTCGAAAAAGCCTCCAAGACCCTCCACTTCCCCGGCCCTTCGTGGGCTTCCTTCCGGTTCCTCGTCAGCAACGGGATTTTCCCGTTTTTTCAACCCCGCCATCAGTATTAATGGCTTACTTCTTGGCACTTATGCCGATCAAGGAAGGAGTGACTCTTCACGAGAAGTGAAAACAGGAATGAAAGTTCAGGAAGTGGAGTTAAATTTCACGGCAAACGTCGATTCCTATATTCTGGGAAACTTAACGATAGCCTTCGAAGACGATGAAGTGGAAATCGAAGAGGTCATTGCCTCACTTATTGTAACCAACAGTCTGGCCTTCCAAGCTGGGAAATTTTTCACACCTTTTGGCAAACACAATCTATTACACACGCATAGATTCCCATTCATCGACGCCCCTTTGATCAACAAAGAAATCCTAGGCGATGAAGGTATCAATGAAGTAGGAGTCAGTACGTCATTACTTTTGCCAACGACATGGTTTTCGGAAATCACCCTGCAAGTCCTCGAAGGAGACAATTCCCTATTTAGCGGTCCATTAAATGATGATTTTCTTTATCTCGCTCATTGGAAAAACCTGATTCAGCTGACAGAAGAACTCACCGCTGAGCTAGGCGGTTCGTTTGCATATGGGAAAAACAGCCTCGCCTCCGGTCCTTACAACAGCACAACATTGGCGGGAGCCAATATGACCTTTAAATGGAGACCGGCAGGCCGGGAACTGTACCGAACCCTGATTTGGCAATCTGAATTCATCAATTCCTCCCGCGAAGTGGACAAAAAAGGCCTGTATACTTCATTAAGATATCATTTTAACCGCCGCTGGTGGGTTCAGGGACGGTACGACTTTTTAACTGTTCCCCGCGATGCTGTGAGCGATGACGAGGACAGAGATATCGCACAGACGAAAAATCGCTACACCGGTCTTCTTGCCTTTGTTCCCAGCGAATTCTCCACACTTCGACTGCAATACAATTTCCTGGATTCTTCCGTGGCTGAAAATGAGCACCAGGTACTCTTGCAACTCAATTTCACTATCGGGTCGCATCCAGCGCACGCTTATTAAGGACATCACAAGTTAAACTAAACTCAACAAGGTGAAAAAATGAGACCATTAAATTTGATAACAATTGTTTTTGTTTCTTTTATATTTTGCTTAATCCTTCCAGGTATGGCACTGGCCAAACTCAATGTCGTTACCACGACTGAGGATATCGCATCCATCGCCAGGGAAGTGGGAGGCGATCTCGTTAAGGTGCAAACCATCGCCAGGGGTTATCAGGACGCTCACGTCATTCAAGCCATACCCAGCTTCATTCTGAGAGTCAACCGTGCCGATTTACTGATTTATCAGGGTCTGGAGCTGGAAGTGGGCTGGCTTCCGTTATTGATTCAGGGTGGACGAAACAAAAATGTCATGCTGGGGAAACTAGGCCATCTCGATGTTTCCCAGGCCATCACCCCCTTGCAGGTACCCGTGGGACAATTGGACCGCCAAATGGGAGATGTGCATCCCCTGGGAAACCCGCACTACACCTTGAACCCTGAAAATGGTTTGTTGATAGCCGCAACCATAGAGAACCGGTTGACCCTGCTGGACCCTGACAACGCCGACGCTTACAAGAACAATCTTGATCTTTTCCGCAAACGCCTTGAAATCAAAATTAAGGAATGGAAAGCGAAAATGGAAAATTTCAAAAATTTAAAGGTCGTAACCTATCATTTAACCTGGTGTTACCTCCTGGATTTCTTCACCCTCGAATCCATCGGTACTATAGAAAACCGGCCAGGAATTCCTCCCAGTGGGCGGCATCTTTCTGAACTGGCGACCCTAATGAATCAAACCGGAACAAAATTTATTTTGCAGGCAAACTTTTATGAAAATGAATATTCCGATTTGCTAGCCTCCAAGACGCAAGCCACCCTACTTGTCTTGCCCGTATCTGTTGGAGGCATCAAGGAAGCACACGATTACATCTCTTTATTCGACATCCTGATCGACAAAATGGGGAAAGCCTTTGAGAAAAATCAATCCACCTCTAAAAATAAAATCCCGTAAATCCATATGAACGATTTTTTGACATTCATGGGGCCACCCGTAGCCGCATGTTTATTACTGGCCGTTGTATTTACATATTTTGGTTGCCACGTTCTTAAACGGGAAATAATTTTCATCGATTTGTCTCTGGCGCAACTGGCCGCCCTGGGGACAACGCTTGCCTTTGTGCTCGACCTCGAACTGGACTCTCCGGGTTCTCTCGCACTGTCTTTTCTGTTTGTTATTGCCGGGTCCGCTTTTTTTTCATGCACAAAAAACCTCAGTGAAAGTATTCCACAGGAAGCCGTCATCGGAATCGTGTATGTCGTGAGCGCCTCCTTAGCTTTACTTTTGGCAAGCCAGATGCCGCATGGAGCGGAACACCTGAAAACGCTTTTGAATGGTTCCATCCTTTGGGTCACCTGGGGCGGGGTGTTGCAAATTTTCGGTGTGACCCTGTTGGTCGGAGGATTGCACTGGGTGAAGAGAGTCCAGTTTATCGAACAATCTGAAACCTATAAAAATTCGATGGGCGGGAAATCGCAGGGTGGAATCTGGGATTTTTTATTTTACGTCACATTAGGGGGGGTCATTATCTTCTCGGTGAGAACAGCAGGTGTTTTCTTGATTTTCACACTTCTCATTATTCCCGCAGTCTGTGGAGCGCTCTTTTCCCAATCTATGGCTAAACAGTTCACTATCGGTTCGATTCTGGGCATTGCCATCAGTCTGGCGGGTTTACTTCTTTCATTTTTTCTCGATTTACCAACCGGCGCAACGCTCGTTTGTTCGTTCGGCATGGCATTTTTAGCATCGCTTTTACTGAGGCGTATAAAACCATCCGTTTAGCTTCCTGTAAAATTCACCCCATCTGCAAGGAACAGGCATCGGCTTCGACAGAAAAATAATCTGCTATTTTCAATTCTTTCGATCGAAGGGGAAACAAAAGGAGCTATACCGGCTTATGGGTCCCCAACAGATTCCAGTTTTGATGATTTGTTCGCGATCTGGCAAGATTTTAGGGTATATTGTGGCCTCAATTAACTATCGGCTATCTTCTTTTAAATATTTTTCGCATGTCTCGAGCCCAAACCGGGGTTTCTCCCCTCCTCCCAAAGAACACATTAATCGTTTCTTTCCGTGTCCGGGATATTCCGATGTCCGCCATGAGTGTCGGGCACGTTGCGGCCAATGTTCCGGGGCTCGCCAATGAATTCCGAAAATCGGCATCGGGTTCGGATTTGGTCTATACCATTGGGTTTGGCTGGCAATTGTGGAATTTCATCTGGCAAGGAGCCATGCCACCAGGCTTTAGTCATCTTGAAGACCCGGAATACTCTGAAGAGGATATTGATGAAGACGAAGAGAATTCCGGTCCGACCCTTCTATTCAGCTTTTCCTCTTCGCAGTCCGATATCCTGCAGGAACTCGCGGATCAAAGCCAACATCATCTAAAAAATATTGCCGACGTTCATGACATGATCCTGGGAACGCCGATTGAAAACCCTGCCTCTCATCTTATAAATGAGGAAATGGCAGCCGACGCTTTGATCAGCAATAAATATCCCGAGTACGCTGAAAGCAGTTATTTGCTCAATCTGCGTCTGAACTCGCAAGCGGAAGAAGAAATCCAAAATGAACTTTTAGCCAAAGACATTCTTTCGCTCACGGAAAATGAGCTGGGGTTGATCCACCACCTTTATGCCTGGAAAGTGAAAAAAGAATCCGGGCACCACCTGATGGCCTATTGCAACCACGTAAAACCCTTCCAGAATATTCTGGACCAGCTCGCAGAACCATCCGACAATTCACTCGAAGCTCCATGGAATGGTATCAAGAGCCACCCCTCGCTATATTTCCTCCCTTCTCTCGAGATATTAGCAGGTCTGAGAATGGGAACTTTGAGAATGGGGCCTCTCTCGCCTACTGCCCGCTGGAAATAGGGAATTCCCTCAGATTGGGTGATAAAACAGTAAATTGAAGGAAATTTTTTAAATTTTCGGTATATCTGGAATATTTTTAATGTTACGATTTTACCTTCAAAAAATTCAAACCAGCCTATTAATTATCAATTTCAAATTGAATGAATCTTTCAATTTGAGGAAGGATAACGATGATCAAAAAAGATACCGTCGTCAGCATGAGTTACAACTTGAAAAATCCAGAAGGTGAGAACCTGGGGAGCGCCGATAGTAGCCAGCCTCTCACTTTCCTGCAGGGAGCGGGTCAAATTGTTCCTGGGTTGGAAAATGCACTTGAGGGTTTAGCCGTTGGCGATAAAAAGGATGTCACGGTAACTGCCAAAGACGGTTATGGCGATTTTAGCGCTCAACTAAAAATGAAGGTGGAACGCAACCAGTTCCCTCCTGATGCAGACATCAAGCCGGGAATGCAGTTTCGTGCAAATATTGGCGGCGATCACGAGCAAACTTTTACCGTCATGGATGTCAAAGGTGAGGAAGTGTTTATTGACGGCAATCATCCGCTGGCGGGACAAACGCTGCATTTTTCCGTGGAAATCATCGCTGTTCGGCCCGCCACTCAGGACGAACTGACCCACGGTCATGCGCATGGACCGGATGGCTCCCATTCTCATTAAAGAAAGGGAGGGCTGGGGGAAAGCGAACGCTTTCCTTCAGGCAGAGGCCAGAGCGTTGAGACGTTCCCGGATATCCTGCCTTTGGTGATGCCCCAGGTACAACAGGCCATCCGAAAGCGAGTAATTATCTGGGAAGGTCATCACCTCGCGCCCCAGTTTCTCGACGATTTCCTGATACAATTCGGTCGCCTGGTCCGCTGTCATTCCCACCGTTCCCTCATAGGAATACCCCAGACTCAAATCCTGATCCGGCGGCGTGTAGATTTTTGTGATATGCCATTCCGCCGGATTTTTTTCCAGTGGGGTGCCTTTTTCCAGGTCGAATTGCGAAGCGATGCAGGAGAACCCCGGCGAATCGAGCAACCTTTGGTTGTCGAGCACGAAGTTGATGGAATCCATGACTTCTTCACGGGTCTCGGTGGGGAAACCGCAGATCAGATAAAAGTGCATGGCGATACCGATGCGTAAGCACTCTTCCACCGTCTTATCGACGACTTCCAGCTCAACCCCTTTTTTCATGGAGTCAAGAACGCGCTGATTATACGATTCCAGCCCAAAAATTAATTTCCGGCATCCCGAACGATAGAGCAGTTCCATCCGGTTTTCCTTCAGCATACTCTTTTCAAATTTGAGCTCGCCCGTCCACTGAATATTCAACTCCTGATCGACGATTTTTCCCGCAAAGGTTTTCATGAAGTTGATCGGCAAGGCTTCATCGGTGAAGAAAAAATAATTGCAGTTGTATTTTTCCTTGAGGCTTTTCACGTCGTTGACCACATTCTCCGCATAGCGCACATGGAAATCCATGTGGTCAAAAGGAATCGAGCAAAAGGCGCAACGTTCCCAGTAACAACCTCGTGACCCCATGATCGGCAGGACGCGCTCCGGTGAAAGATACAGATCCAGAGGAAGTCCGTCAAAATCCGGTGTGGGAAGCGCGTTCAATTCTTCCTTGGCAAAAGGCCGGTTGACCTGCACCTTGCCCTCCACTTCGTAGACCAGGTTCGGCACCTTTGATAAATCCTTGCCACCTCTTAATTCCTGCACCAGCCGCAGGAGCGGAGTTTCCCCTTCGTGCACGATGAAACTGTCGACAAATTTGAAAAGAGGCGAACCTTTCTCCAATCGATCCACCAGCTTGGTGAACACACTGCCACCCACGGTGATATGAATGTCCTTGCGATGCTTCT
The genomic region above belongs to Nitrospinota bacterium and contains:
- a CDS encoding peptidylprolyl isomerase, whose protein sequence is MIKKDTVVSMSYNLKNPEGENLGSADSSQPLTFLQGAGQIVPGLENALEGLAVGDKKDVTVTAKDGYGDFSAQLKMKVERNQFPPDADIKPGMQFRANIGGDHEQTFTVMDVKGEEVFIDGNHPLAGQTLHFSVEIIAVRPATQDELTHGHAHGPDGSHSH
- a CDS encoding radical SAM protein, which translates into the protein MIYLVFPSSWHPSQPYLSLPSLKAFLAKHDIHDVVQRDLAIELLDDLCTWEKTKSLYERIIRELNELRMNPRRNKFEQEKYAKLLEAEEIIPSLKDQIDAAKQSLRCEDFYDLERYMESLKIIDVWLDNILAPYFPSQLTVIGSQLRFTPYSSEEIVDSFNHPQENYFYDLYEKWYLPSILEKDIDILGISITSVEQIIPGLTLAHLVKKHRKDIHITVGGSVFTKLVDRLEKGSPLFKFVDSFIVHEGETPLLRLVQELRGGKDLSKVPNLVYEVEGKVQVNRPFAKEELNALPTPDFDGLPLDLYLSPERVLPIMGSRGCYWERCAFCSIPFDHMDFHVRYAENVVNDVKSLKEKYNCNYFFFTDEALPINFMKTFAGKIVDQELNIQWTGELKFEKSMLKENRMELLYRSGCRKLIFGLESYNQRVLDSMKKGVELEVVDKTVEECLRIGIAMHFYLICGFPTETREEVMDSINFVLDNQRLLDSPGFSCIASQFDLEKGTPLEKNPAEWHITKIYTPPDQDLSLGYSYEGTVGMTADQATELYQEIVEKLGREVMTFPDNYSLSDGLLYLGHHQRQDIRERLNALASA
- a CDS encoding metal ABC transporter permease codes for the protein MNDFLTFMGPPVAACLLLAVVFTYFGCHVLKREIIFIDLSLAQLAALGTTLAFVLDLELDSPGSLALSFLFVIAGSAFFSCTKNLSESIPQEAVIGIVYVVSASLALLLASQMPHGAEHLKTLLNGSILWVTWGGVLQIFGVTLLVGGLHWVKRVQFIEQSETYKNSMGGKSQGGIWDFLFYVTLGGVIIFSVRTAGVFLIFTLLIIPAVCGALFSQSMAKQFTIGSILGIAISLAGLLLSFFLDLPTGATLVCSFGMAFLASLLLRRIKPSV
- a CDS encoding zinc ABC transporter substrate-binding protein; its protein translation is MALAKLNVVTTTEDIASIAREVGGDLVKVQTIARGYQDAHVIQAIPSFILRVNRADLLIYQGLELEVGWLPLLIQGGRNKNVMLGKLGHLDVSQAITPLQVPVGQLDRQMGDVHPLGNPHYTLNPENGLLIAATIENRLTLLDPDNADAYKNNLDLFRKRLEIKIKEWKAKMENFKNLKVVTYHLTWCYLLDFFTLESIGTIENRPGIPPSGRHLSELATLMNQTGTKFILQANFYENEYSDLLASKTQATLLVLPVSVGGIKEAHDYISLFDILIDKMGKAFEKNQSTSKNKIP